GATGATATGTCTCATTGCTTGCTTACGGTTTAAGCCTAAGGTTCTTGCTGCTTCCATTTGACCTGGATCTACAGCAGAAACACCGCCTCTTAAGACTTCTGAGATATAAGCAGTTGTATTGATGGTAACAATCAATAACCCTGCAGGTAGTGGACTCCACCAAGGAAAGATTCTTAAAGAAGCAATACCGTAATATATAATCATCGCTTGAACAATCATTGGCGTACCTCTAAAAATAGTGGTATAGGCTATAGATAACTTCTTTAAGATGGTTTTTGTAATTTTTTCTACTAATGTGTCTCTTTTATGATCAATTTCTACTAATCTAGCTTGGGCAACCATCATGGCAAGTAAAAATCCACCTAATGTCCCCACGACAGAAAGTAGAATTGTTACCCCTAATCCATATAATATGATTTCATAGTAGTTTTCGATTAAGTAAAGCATGGTTTTAAATATTTTGCCTTGTTCAGGCAATGAGGCTAAAACAATACTCATTAGTCGTTAGCGTTTGCTCTTGATACAGCTAAAGTCATCCAAGCTTCTTTTGACTCTAATGATAGTTTCTCTAATACACCATTAATAGCTTCTAATAATTCATTATCGACTTTTCTAACAGCAACCGCACTTACGACATCTTCTTCTAAGACAGTAAACCCATTTTCAGAATCAAATTGGATGTATTTTAATTGTGGGTTTGAACTTGTGATTGAAATAGCAACTGGCAATTCTGCAATAAACGCATCGGATACGCCACTTGTTACTGCATTGGTGATTGCGTTATAGGATTCAAGCGCTGTCCCACGTTTTACCCCTGGGATTTGATCGACTAAGTCGTCTTGTAAAGTACCTAATTGCGCAATAACTTCAGCTCCGGAAAACTCTGAAATAGATGTTGCATTCGCATATTTAGAATCCGTTCTGACAACCATTACTTGTGATGCACGGTAGTATTCACTTGAGAAATTCACTGTTTCTTTTCTAACTGCTGTCGGACTCATCCCTGCAATAATTACGTCGATGGTTCCAGCTTGAAGGGCAGGAATCAATCCATCCCAGTCAATCGCCTTGATTACTAATTTTAAACCTAGTTCTTCAGCAATCTTCTTAGCGATTACAACATCATAACCATCTACAAAAGCGCCAGCTTGTCCGTGAATTGGCATAGTGAACTCAGTTTCTGTTGTGGTAGTCCAGTTATAAGGTGCATAAGCCGCTTCCAGACCTACTACCAAGGTGTTTCCTTCTTTTACCTCATATACGCTTTGACTACATGCGCTTAAGATAAACGTTAATGCAACTACTAATACGATCAATATTCTTCTCATGTCGAAGACCTCCTAATTTTTTAACAAAAAAAGCGTCCAATAGGACGCCTTCAACACGAAATAAATTTAAAATTTAATCGGTTAGCGCCTCTACATCTTTTAACTGTAGGAGTGTTATAAGTGTTCCCTATAACCCCATATGGTATTTATGCCTAAATCCATATTCGGCGATGGTTACCTTTCAGATTCTTCGTCGCATGCCTGCTCCAAATCTTACTATGATACATCGCTGCCTCTAAACTTTTTTTGTTTGCATATAGAATACGGTATATTGATGACTAAGTCAACCTTAATACCATATAAAACGCTTTCAGTCTGAAAAAAGATAAGAAAAAGGACTGAAAACAGTCCTTACCTTACCTTGTTATTTAAAATTATAATTTAACAACTTTGCTAGCTTGTGGGCCGCGGTCGCCGTCTTTAACTTCAAATTCAACTTGGTCGCCTTCTGCTAATGCTTTGTAACCATCAGCTTGAATAGCGCTGAAATGAACAAATACATCTTTGCCTTCTGATGTAGAGATAAATCCATATCCCTTTTCTGCATCAAACCATTTAACTTTGCCTGTCATAATAACTGTACTCCTTACTTAAAAATTCTAGTGAAATCATTTTTCACCTAAACTCATTATACACTACATAAATATTAAAAACAAGGGGAATGTCTAACTATTTTTAAAGTATTTTTTATTAGTCTACATTTACTTCTTTTCGGTTCTTAATATCTTCTACAATCACTTTATACATAGTTTCATCAATCTTGTAAAACTTATTGTATATAAAGTAACTAATAGCAATCAATACTAAAGGAATCAACAACATCGCCGTTTTAAGGCCGTTGATCATGCCTTCTGTTACATCACCCACAGAGGTTGCGTCCGTAATCCCAATAATAACTAAAGTGACACCTACGAACCCACTTGCAAGTGCACCTGATAGCTTATTAACAAAAGGCTGTACTGCAAAGCTGACTGACTCATTGCGTTTTTTTAGCTTGTACTGGCCATATTCTACTGTATCTGCCAATAAAACTAGCATTAATAGTTGAAGAATGCCTTGCCCAAAAAACATCAATACTGCTGAGAATCCTATGTATAAAAGTTTCATTGGCGATAAGAAAAATAAAACATATCCAACGACAATTAATGCCGTAGAAAACATATAGAGTTGATTTCTCTTCATACGTTTAGAAAAGAATTGGAAGGACAGTAGGGCAATAATTTGCGCTACCCCTAAAATAATGCCAAATATCGAATAAATACTTTCATCTTGATAAGCATACTTGAAGAAATGTAATCCAAAATTGGTTGTGATCATATACCCTGTCATAAATAAAGACATTGATATGCCTGCCCAAAGCAGCTGATCGTTTTTACCAATAATTGTTAGAATATCTTTCACCTTAGTCTTTGGTTGTTCAACATGGACCCTTTCTTTAACGAAAAGAATTGTAAACATTTGTCCAATTACCATTATAATGGCTAACAGTATCGCAAAAAGGAAATACGCCTTCTCATAACTACCTAAGAAATCGCTCAAGAGTTTTGTGATTGGCACTAAGCCACCAACCACCGCGAATAACCCAATGTTTGCGAAAATTCTTGCCCAAGCCCCTAAGGATTCACGTTCTTTTTGATCTAGGGATAACGCCGGCAACATCGACCAATAAGCAATATCGTTCATGGTATAAAATACTTCCCACAAT
The Paracholeplasma morum genome window above contains:
- a CDS encoding glycoside-pentoside-hexuronide (GPH):cation symporter; translated protein: MKTKQKFAFGVGTIGRDMSYTLLSMYLIFYLTEIRNFSSRMILILTAIIVVIRVFDAFNDPFMGVIIDNTKSKYGKFKPWLLIGVLGSAVTASLMFHSFEVSDGLYILFFTGFYLLWEVFYTMNDIAYWSMLPALSLDQKERESLGAWARIFANIGLFAVVGGLVPITKLLSDFLGSYEKAYFLFAILLAIIMVIGQMFTILFVKERVHVEQPKTKVKDILTIIGKNDQLLWAGISMSLFMTGYMITTNFGLHFFKYAYQDESIYSIFGIILGVAQIIALLSFQFFSKRMKRNQLYMFSTALIVVGYVLFFLSPMKLLYIGFSAVLMFFGQGILQLLMLVLLADTVEYGQYKLKKRNESVSFAVQPFVNKLSGALASGFVGVTLVIIGITDATSVGDVTEGMINGLKTAMLLIPLVLIAISYFIYNKFYKIDETMYKVIVEDIKNRKEVNVD
- a CDS encoding transporter substrate-binding domain-containing protein, with the translated sequence MRRILIVLVVALTFILSACSQSVYEVKEGNTLVVGLEAAYAPYNWTTTTETEFTMPIHGQAGAFVDGYDVVIAKKIAEELGLKLVIKAIDWDGLIPALQAGTIDVIIAGMSPTAVRKETVNFSSEYYRASQVMVVRTDSKYANATSISEFSGAEVIAQLGTLQDDLVDQIPGVKRGTALESYNAITNAVTSGVSDAFIAELPVAISITSSNPQLKYIQFDSENGFTVLEEDVVSAVAVRKVDNELLEAINGVLEKLSLESKEAWMTLAVSRANAND
- a CDS encoding amino acid ABC transporter permease, whose translation is MSIVLASLPEQGKIFKTMLYLIENYYEIILYGLGVTILLSVVGTLGGFLLAMMVAQARLVEIDHKRDTLVEKITKTILKKLSIAYTTIFRGTPMIVQAMIIYYGIASLRIFPWWSPLPAGLLIVTINTTAYISEVLRGGVSAVDPGQMEAARTLGLNRKQAMRHIIWPQAIKNALPGIGNEFVVNLKDTAVLSVISVVDLFYSVRQSASATYRYLEAFLIAAVLYLILTYVSSKIVDYLTKKLDTTNEVKA
- a CDS encoding cold shock domain-containing protein — translated: MTGKVKWFDAEKGYGFISTSEGKDVFVHFSAIQADGYKALAEGDQVEFEVKDGDRGPQASKVVKL